A single genomic interval of Vicia villosa cultivar HV-30 ecotype Madison, WI unplaced genomic scaffold, Vvil1.0 ctg.000060F_1_1, whole genome shotgun sequence harbors:
- the LOC131623281 gene encoding uncharacterized protein LOC131623281 encodes MHDPDGAQAWLKEMELIFLGYGLLCNIKSAVTEYAARFVELAKFYPHYDEATAEFYKCIKFENSLRPEIKRAIKYKKICKFLELVDSCRIYEEDNKAHYKSMSERRGKQHQNRGKRYTSPANKGKLRVVDGKNSSGEALMLTLDVKDVVGHEVADCEFKVVVCLNCGEEGHISDQCQKPKRAQTGGKVFVSSETQKTNEDNLISGTCFINGTPLLTIIDTGATHCFIVVDYVKRLGLVLSFMNGEMIVDTTANGPVTTYLICLQCPLSMFDRDFAVDLICLLLSGLDVILGMNFLECNYVHISCYNKLVRFSTSDEEKETEFLPARQFNELMKDEVQVFALMASLIIESKATIDELPVVREFAKVFPDVPPEREVEFTTDLVPGTRHVSMASYSMSASVLVELNKHLEGPLD; translated from the exons ATGCATGATCCTGATGGAGCGCAAGCTTGGCTCAAGGAGATGGAACTGATTTTTTTGGGTTATGGATTGCTCTGTAACATAAAAAGTGCG GTGACTGAGTATGCTGCTAGATTTGTAGAGTTGGCAAAGTTTTATCCTCATTACGATGAGGCTACTGCTGAGTTCTATaaatgtatcaagtttgagaacagTTTGCGTCCCGAAATCAAGCgggcaattaaatataaaaaaatctgcAAGTTTCTGGAGTTGGTGGATTCTTGTAGAATTTACGAGGAGGATAATAAAGCTCATTACAAGTCTATGAGTGAAAGGAGGGGCAAGCAACATCAGAACCGTGGAAAGCGTTACACTTCTCCAGCTAACAAAGGTAAACTAAGAGTTGTTGATGGAAAAAATTCAAGTGGGGAGGCGCTCATGCTAACATTAGATGTTAAAGATGTG GTTGGTCACGAGGTGGCTGATTGTGAGTTCAAAGTAGTTGTGTGTTTAAATTGTGGCGAGGAAGGACATATTAGTGATCAATGTCAGAAACCGAAGCGAGCTCAAACCGGAGGGAAAGTTTTTGTGTCATCTGAGACTCAGAAAACTAATGAAGACAATTTGATCAGtggtacatgtttcattaatgGTACTCCTTTacttactattattgatactggtgctactcattgttttattgTTGTTGATTATGTAAAGAGGTTGGGTCTTGTTTTATCTTTTATGAATGGAGAAATGATTGTCGATACTACGGCTAATGGGCCGGTGACTACTTATCTTATATGTTTGCAGTGTCCTTTGTCGATGTTCGATAGAGATTTTGCTGTGGATTTAATTTGTTTACTGTTGAGTGGACtggatgtgattttgggtatgaattttTTGGAATGCAACTATGTTCATATTAGCTGTTATAACAAATTAGTGCGGTTTTCTACTTCCGATGAGGAGAAGGAAACTGAGTTCTTACCTGCTAGACAGTTTAATGAGTTGATGAAAGATGAAGTTCAGGTGTTTGCATTGATGGCTTCTTTAATCATTGAAAGTAAGGCTACTATTGATGAATTaccagtagtgcgagaatttgCCAAAGTTTTTCCAGATGTACCGCCagagagagaagtggaatttaCTACTGACCTTGTCCCTGGTACTAGACATGTATCTATGGCATCATACAGTATGTCGGCGTCTGTATTAGTAGAGTTGAATAAACACTTAGAAGGGCCGCTTGATTAG